In Marivirga salinae, a single window of DNA contains:
- a CDS encoding DUF962 domain-containing protein: MAERKYKSFKEFYPYYLSEHQDPTCRKLHFTGTALLFGVLAWALITQTYWGLALIPVVGYGFAWVGHFFFEKNKPATFTYPLWSLASDFKMFFQILIGKQPINPQR, from the coding sequence ATGGCAGAGAGAAAATACAAAAGCTTTAAAGAATTTTATCCGTATTATCTAAGTGAACATCAAGATCCTACTTGCAGGAAACTGCATTTCACAGGAACTGCTTTGCTTTTTGGAGTATTAGCTTGGGCATTAATCACCCAAACTTATTGGGGATTAGCCTTGATTCCAGTAGTGGGCTATGGATTTGCTTGGGTAGGTCATTTCTTTTTTGAAAAAAACAAACCTGCAACTTTCACTTATCCACTTTGGAGTTTGGCATCCGATTTTAAGATGTTCTTCCAGATTTTAATTGGAAAGCAACCGATTAATCCTCAGCGATAA
- a CDS encoding DUF3781 domain-containing protein — protein MNNYKAEILSKVCYTDLVYERINKKLNKELSKDKVEKMIFEIIKETDESEFHKIGKNIYITNTARNVRLTINSYTNRIITADILNKIRSNR, from the coding sequence GTGAACAATTATAAAGCAGAAATTTTATCTAAAGTTTGTTATACTGACCTTGTTTATGAAAGAATTAACAAGAAACTCAACAAAGAACTGTCAAAGGATAAAGTTGAAAAAATGATTTTTGAAATCATCAAAGAAACAGATGAGTCAGAATTTCATAAAATTGGTAAAAATATTTATATAACAAATACTGCAAGAAATGTAAGGCTTACAATTAATTCTTATACAAATAGAATAATTACAGCTGATATCTTAAACAAAATAAGATCAAACCGCTAA
- the hemB gene encoding porphobilinogen synthase, with translation MLIRPRRNRKSAAIREMVEETTLTTKDFIFPLFLLEGQNKKVEVSSMPGIYRFTVDLMLKEIEECLKLGIKAFDIFPVVEEKHKDKMATKSADENFFYLKALKEIKAKFPEACIMTDVAMDPYSTDGHDGIVDENGNILNDETLDVLADMALAQAETGIDIIGPSDMMDGRVEYIREVLDDNGFENTSIMSYCAKYASAFYGPFRDALDSAPKSGDKKTYQMNPANKYEALIEAELDAQEGADFLMVKPALAYLDVIHLLKENNELPIAAYNVSGEYSMIKAAAERGWLDGEATMMESLLSIKRAGADVILSYFAKEAAKVLKG, from the coding sequence ATGTTAATACGTCCGAGAAGAAATCGTAAGTCTGCAGCCATCCGTGAAATGGTGGAGGAAACAACATTAACTACCAAAGATTTTATCTTTCCATTATTCTTACTGGAAGGTCAAAATAAAAAAGTAGAGGTGAGCAGTATGCCTGGAATCTATCGTTTTACAGTAGATTTAATGTTAAAAGAAATTGAAGAGTGTCTGAAATTAGGCATTAAAGCTTTTGATATTTTCCCTGTGGTGGAGGAGAAACATAAAGATAAAATGGCGACTAAGAGTGCAGACGAGAATTTTTTCTATTTGAAAGCCTTAAAAGAAATTAAAGCCAAATTTCCCGAAGCTTGCATTATGACAGATGTAGCCATGGATCCGTACAGCACTGATGGGCATGACGGTATTGTAGATGAAAATGGTAATATCCTCAATGATGAAACTTTAGATGTTTTAGCGGATATGGCATTGGCTCAAGCTGAAACTGGCATAGATATAATTGGACCTTCCGATATGATGGATGGCAGAGTGGAATATATCCGTGAGGTTTTGGATGATAATGGATTTGAAAACACCTCCATTATGAGCTATTGTGCGAAATATGCTTCTGCATTTTATGGCCCTTTCCGTGATGCATTGGATTCAGCCCCAAAATCAGGGGATAAGAAAACCTATCAGATGAATCCTGCCAATAAATATGAAGCTTTAATTGAAGCGGAACTGGACGCACAAGAAGGGGCAGATTTCTTGATGGTGAAACCAGCCTTAGCTTATTTGGATGTCATTCATTTGCTTAAAGAAAATAATGAATTACCAATAGCTGCTTATAATGTAAGTGGAGAATACAGTATGATAAAAGCAGCAGCAGAAAGAGGTTGGCTTGATGGAGAAGCCACCATGATGGAAAGTTTATTGAGCATCAAAAGAGCTGGAGCAGATGTGATTTTAAGTTATTTTGCTAAAGAAGCGGCTAAAGTTTTAAAAGGATAG
- a CDS encoding 5'-nucleotidase, lipoprotein e(P4) family — MRSLIIIISVMTISACQQISQEKTSSADEKLSMQLGNATVWFQQSAEMEASFLQAYDKGKMLLKIKMDTLSNSGLKPAVVLDLDETVLDNSPYEARLFLEGENYGSESWENWCKEAQADALPGAVDFLNFADSLGLKIFYISNRKIGVFEPTLKNLKILKLPQAEKDHLLLRTTKSDKTERRVMVKADHQILLYVGDNLTDYSQKFAERDSVLGKDLVKKHQKELLHNFIMLPNPMYGEWESAVYGNDFSKTAKEKLDLRQKVLDTKL; from the coding sequence ATGCGTTCATTAATAATCATCATTTCTGTTATGACAATCAGTGCTTGTCAGCAAATCTCTCAGGAAAAGACTTCAAGTGCTGATGAAAAACTTTCCATGCAATTAGGTAATGCTACGGTATGGTTTCAGCAATCTGCAGAAATGGAAGCTTCATTCCTTCAGGCTTATGACAAAGGCAAAATGCTATTGAAAATTAAAATGGACACACTTTCAAATTCTGGATTAAAGCCTGCAGTGGTTTTAGATTTGGACGAAACTGTTTTGGATAACAGTCCATATGAAGCAAGATTATTTTTAGAAGGTGAAAATTATGGTTCTGAAAGCTGGGAAAACTGGTGCAAGGAAGCCCAAGCTGATGCATTACCAGGTGCTGTAGATTTCCTAAATTTTGCTGATAGTTTAGGATTAAAAATATTTTATATTTCTAATAGAAAAATAGGTGTTTTCGAACCTACTTTGAAGAATTTGAAAATCCTAAAATTGCCTCAAGCTGAAAAAGACCATCTTTTATTACGTACTACTAAAAGTGACAAAACTGAAAGAAGGGTAATGGTAAAAGCTGACCATCAAATCTTATTATATGTAGGCGATAATTTAACAGATTACAGTCAAAAATTTGCAGAAAGAGATTCTGTTTTAGGTAAAGATTTGGTTAAAAAACATCAAAAAGAATTATTGCACAATTTCATTATGCTGCCTAACCCTATGTATGGCGAATGGGAGTCTGCGGTTTATGGAAATGATTTCTCTAAAACAGCAAAGGAAAAATTAGACTTGAGACAAAAAGTTTTGGATACTAAATTATGA
- a CDS encoding ATP-binding protein, with translation MEIRCTLIIFLNLLFAIPSEAFAQNESWEEAKKKKSATLDLHWFVSQPFIYKDKSEKLTGLEVEIFQEFKKYVKATHQVEINLNWVESKSFGSILNDIETSKKPNCFGVSAFSITEERKQKLKFTQAYLSDVAVLVSSEGTPIVRTLEEINNLMKGMTAVTIEGTTYEKFLSDLKQQLNLDFQTKYIRSDENILDAISKADNRFGFIDLPIYLMLIKNGGNLTRQNFFTVKGNGYAFIMPKSSDWNTIFNDFLGDPKTKAKLADITAKYMGLELYKFMEGIYEEENLRASILTKEKELQLEQLRNTNLLLEKEKNTQLTFIIITVITSILLAIIFILFYREQKISNLLSRKNKQIEHQQRSIQSKNEQLYNRNLQLTSLNEEKNNLVKILAHDLRSPINQITGLLDILKLSHKNFNNEDENIIHQAQDSAQRLNQMITKILDFDALEGNRMKVMREEIDVRDLFDKVEKELEVTAIKKDTRIYYQLKENIQFESDHLFLTQILENIIVNAIKFSDPASEIFVSAEKKKDRVLFSIKDQGPGLTEEDKSLIFKKFQKLSAQPTAGENSTGLGLSIVKKYVDLLNGEVWVESEKGKGSTFFVALPNN, from the coding sequence ATGGAGATTCGTTGTACTTTAATCATATTCCTCAACCTACTCTTTGCTATTCCAAGTGAGGCTTTTGCCCAAAATGAAAGCTGGGAAGAAGCAAAAAAGAAAAAAAGTGCCACACTAGATCTTCATTGGTTTGTTTCACAGCCATTTATTTACAAAGACAAATCAGAAAAATTAACAGGGCTAGAAGTGGAAATTTTTCAAGAATTCAAGAAATATGTAAAAGCAACTCATCAAGTAGAAATTAATCTAAATTGGGTAGAATCAAAAAGCTTTGGTAGTATCCTCAATGATATTGAAACCTCAAAAAAACCAAACTGCTTTGGAGTATCAGCCTTTTCTATAACAGAAGAACGCAAACAAAAACTTAAGTTCACGCAAGCCTATTTGTCTGATGTAGCAGTTTTAGTTTCAAGTGAAGGAACTCCAATAGTTCGGACACTGGAAGAAATCAACAATTTGATGAAGGGAATGACTGCTGTTACAATAGAAGGAACAACTTACGAAAAATTCTTATCTGATTTAAAGCAACAATTGAATCTCGATTTTCAAACTAAATATATTAGAAGTGATGAAAATATATTGGATGCCATAAGCAAAGCCGATAACCGTTTTGGCTTTATTGATCTCCCAATATATTTAATGCTAATAAAAAATGGAGGTAATTTAACAAGACAAAACTTCTTTACTGTTAAAGGTAATGGCTATGCTTTTATTATGCCAAAATCATCTGACTGGAATACTATATTTAATGACTTCTTGGGAGACCCTAAAACTAAAGCAAAGCTTGCAGATATAACTGCAAAATATATGGGATTAGAACTTTATAAATTCATGGAAGGAATATATGAAGAAGAAAATTTAAGGGCTTCCATCCTAACTAAGGAAAAAGAATTGCAATTAGAGCAATTGAGGAATACAAATCTTTTATTAGAAAAAGAAAAAAACACACAGCTAACATTTATCATTATTACGGTTATCACTTCCATTCTACTTGCCATCATTTTCATTCTGTTTTACAGGGAACAAAAAATCTCCAATCTCTTAAGTCGAAAGAATAAACAAATTGAGCACCAGCAACGGAGCATCCAAAGTAAAAATGAACAGCTATACAATCGTAATCTGCAGCTTACCAGTCTTAATGAAGAAAAGAATAATTTGGTAAAAATTTTAGCGCATGATCTTAGGTCACCAATCAATCAAATAACTGGCTTACTCGATATTTTAAAATTAAGCCATAAAAATTTTAATAATGAAGATGAAAACATAATTCATCAAGCTCAGGATTCAGCTCAAAGATTAAATCAAATGATAACCAAAATACTAGATTTCGATGCACTAGAAGGAAATCGAATGAAAGTAATGCGGGAAGAAATTGATGTTAGAGACCTTTTTGATAAAGTAGAGAAAGAATTAGAAGTTACTGCAATAAAAAAAGACACTAGAATTTATTATCAACTAAAGGAAAATATTCAATTTGAATCAGATCATTTATTCCTAACCCAGATATTAGAAAACATCATAGTAAATGCAATAAAATTTTCAGACCCTGCAAGCGAAATTTTTGTTTCCGCTGAAAAGAAAAAAGATAGAGTCCTATTTTCTATAAAAGATCAAGGACCAGGTTTAACAGAGGAAGATAAGTCACTTATTTTCAAGAAATTTCAGAAATTAAGTGCTCAACCAACAGCTGGGGAAAATTCAACTGGACTGGGATTATCTATCGTTAAAAAATATGTAGATTTATTGAATGGAGAGGTTTGGGTTGAATCAGAGAAAGGAAAAGGAAGCACTTTTTTTGTAGCGCTTCCTAATAATTAG